A window of the Rhodoferax sp. GW822-FHT02A01 genome harbors these coding sequences:
- a CDS encoding PP2C family serine/threonine-protein phosphatase, with translation MKFSVFQISRKGGREKNEDRMGYCYTNSSGLFLLADGMGGHPEGEVAAQLALQTISALYQKEAKPELHDVKAFLNTAVMAAHRQILRYAVDGGLSDTPRTTLVVAVVQGGMAHWAHCGDSRLYFVREGELLARTRDHSYLEQQRDSKRPPSSKDVNRNVLFTCLGSPTKPVFDIAGPVPLQQGDKILLCSDGLWGSLEDPEIVLHLGQKAVSVAAPELVERALIKAGASSDNVTLIAMEWETPDVFETTRGDISTQNMDDDMFASTVQAAWLDSEAEELDDEAIERSIAEINAAIRRTAFSRKH, from the coding sequence ATGAAGTTTTCCGTTTTCCAGATCAGCCGCAAGGGCGGCCGTGAGAAGAATGAAGACCGCATGGGCTACTGCTACACCAATAGCTCGGGGCTGTTCCTGTTGGCCGATGGCATGGGCGGCCACCCCGAAGGCGAAGTGGCGGCACAGCTCGCCTTGCAAACCATTTCAGCGCTCTATCAGAAGGAAGCCAAACCCGAACTGCATGACGTCAAGGCATTCCTGAACACCGCTGTGATGGCTGCGCACCGCCAGATCTTGCGCTATGCGGTGGACGGTGGCCTGAGCGATACGCCCCGTACCACCCTGGTCGTGGCGGTGGTGCAGGGCGGAATGGCGCATTGGGCCCATTGCGGCGATTCCCGCCTGTACTTCGTGCGCGAAGGAGAGCTTCTGGCCCGCACCCGGGATCACTCCTATCTGGAGCAGCAGCGCGACTCCAAGCGGCCCCCGTCGTCCAAGGATGTCAATCGCAACGTTCTCTTCACCTGTCTGGGCTCTCCCACCAAGCCGGTGTTCGATATTGCCGGCCCGGTTCCGCTGCAGCAAGGTGACAAGATCCTGCTGTGTTCCGATGGGCTGTGGGGCAGTCTGGAAGATCCGGAAATCGTTCTGCATCTGGGACAAAAAGCCGTTTCCGTGGCGGCGCCGGAGCTGGTTGAACGCGCCCTGATCAAGGCCGGCGCCAGCAGTGACAACGTCACCCTGATTGCCATGGAGTGGGAAACGCCCGATGTGTTCGAAACCACCCGCGGCGACATCAGCACCCAGAACATGGACGACGACATGTTTGCCTCTACCGTGCAGGCCGCCTGGCTGGATTCCGAGGCAGAAGAACTGGACGACGAAGCCATTGAGCGTTCGATTGCCGAGATCAACGCGGCCATACGCCGCACCGCCTTTTCCCGCAAGCACTGA
- the rph gene encoding ribonuclease PH has product MTAFTRTSLRAADALRPVRITRGYTIHAEGSVLIEFGATKVLCTASVEEKVPPHKRGSGEGWVTAEYGMLPRSTHTRSDREAARGKQSGRTQEIQRLIGRSLRAVFDLKLLGERTIQLDCDVLQADGGTRTAAITGAFVAAQDAVNGLLAAGKISQSPIIAPVAAISVGIVQGTPLLDLEYVEDSACDTDMNVVMTGAGHFVEVQGTAEGVAFSRTEMNALLDLAEKGITELMALQQQALAA; this is encoded by the coding sequence ATGACCGCCTTTACGCGCACATCCCTCCGTGCGGCCGACGCCTTGCGCCCGGTACGCATCACTCGCGGCTACACCATCCACGCCGAAGGATCGGTGCTGATCGAGTTTGGCGCCACCAAGGTGCTGTGCACCGCATCGGTCGAAGAAAAGGTGCCTCCGCACAAGCGTGGCAGCGGCGAAGGCTGGGTCACTGCCGAATACGGCATGCTGCCCCGCTCCACCCACACCCGCAGCGACCGTGAGGCGGCGCGCGGCAAGCAAAGCGGTCGCACCCAGGAAATCCAGCGCCTCATAGGCCGCTCCCTGCGCGCCGTGTTTGACCTCAAACTGCTGGGCGAGCGCACCATTCAGCTCGATTGCGATGTGCTGCAGGCCGATGGGGGCACCCGCACAGCCGCCATCACCGGCGCTTTCGTGGCTGCTCAGGACGCCGTCAACGGATTGCTGGCAGCGGGCAAGATCAGCCAGAGCCCCATCATCGCGCCCGTGGCGGCCATCTCCGTGGGCATTGTGCAAGGCACGCCCCTGCTGGATCTGGAGTACGTGGAAGACTCTGCATGTGACACCGACATGAACGTGGTCATGACCGGCGCCGGGCATTTTGTGGAAGTGCAGGGCACTGCCGAAGGCGTTGCCTTCAGCCGTACGGAAATGAATGCCCTGCTGGACCTGGCCGAAAAAGGCATCACTGAGCTGATGGCGCTGCAGCAGCAGGCGCTGGCTGCCTGA